The following DNA comes from Girardinichthys multiradiatus isolate DD_20200921_A chromosome 2, DD_fGirMul_XY1, whole genome shotgun sequence.
ACACAACGTCTCCATGGTGACTAGATGCGTTCCATTACAAATCATCCCCAtttatcctttattttaaatgtcctCTTTGCACCTTTAAATGTCAGGTAAAGCTGCTCCTGTATGGTATTTCCAGAGCACAGAATATGTTCACCTGACTCCTGTTGACCAGTACAGACTTTTATAAATCTTACTATGGAGACGTTGTGTGCTGTAATGTAACTATAGTTACATTCAGATGATTCCTGCTGTAATTTCAATGGTTAACATAGACTTTGAGAGCTGGGGTCAACTGTGGCTCAGCGGTACAGGAGCTTCATTCTGACCAAATTACAGCACACATCTCCATAGTAACTAGTCACACATCATGGAAGCTGTGGCTTCAGCTCCCCATCTGTCCaagtgtccttgggcaagacacttgaCCCCAAGTTGCAGACTGACATGTCGATACACCGACAGCATATTGACGTATGACTGTGACTCAGTCTAAAAGCAGTATGAGTAGTGGGTAAGACAACAAGTCCAGTGTTTCCATGTACTTGCTGTATGCTACTTCTTGATGTGCAGCTGATAGTTGTACAGAGATCAACTGACTGATTGATTATCGGTATCTTCTAGTACCGTGGCTCCTACAAGATGAGGATCTACGAGAGGGAGAACTTCGGAGGCCAGATGTACGAGATGATGGACGACTGCGACAACATCATGGATCGTTACCGCATGTCCAACTGCATGTCGTGTCACGTGATGGACGGACACTGGCTGATGTATGAGCAGCCCCACTACAGAGGCAGGATGATGTACATGAGGCCTGGAGAGTACAGGAGCTTCATGAACATGGGCATGGGCAACATGAGGTTCATGAGCATGAAGCGCATCATGGACTCCTACTACTGAAGAAATTCAGGACAGTGCtgagaaacattaaaaaactgtttttctccTAAACCTGTCTGTTCTTATTTAATACTTGCACAAAGTCCCATTTAGGACAGAAGTGGTCAACCTACAGGGCAAAAAAGATCAATGCAATCAAAGCATCATTAAATGGACCACACACCTTAGGCCAGCGTTGTTTTACCTCACTGTCTTCACACCCTAGCTTGTCAGAAGTGTGCTTGGCCTTTAGGTGGCACTCTAAACATTTAATATGATATTTAGTTGGATTCAGTTCTGGTCTGCTGCCACACAGTAAAAATGGAGTTAAAATGGACCTCCCTCTGGCAGGTCCACCAAATACCAGTTTGCTGGAGAAGGATTACAATCCAAAACCAAAGTATGTTATATGCAACATTAAGTCTTCTGTCATCAGAGGCAGTTTGAAGCTAATTTGATCATGAATATCGAAGAAGGACCCCCTCCAGTACACAGTGGTCCTCAGCTCCTGTAGATAGGAGatatatcttttttttccagattttgaAGCCTGTGTCAAGCTTTTGATAAAGTGGTGAGTCAAACACGTGGCTTTCTGTTGCAAATGAGTGGAGCTTACATGGTGTCAGATTGTCccccatgtttttgttttgtaggaTATGACTGCTGTCAGTTTTGGTGATATTTATTGGTTTTAGGTGATGTTgaataattttctcaaaaacagACATAGAAACCATAATCTTGTCTGATACCTTTCACTTGAACAACAGCCACCTCTTGATTACCTGAATGTTATTTATTACTAATTTTTACTCCATCTTATTACATGCTATTGTTCTTATcttataattttttatgttattttactcCATCAATTCACTGTTTTCCACCTTTGCAGAAAAGGGAAGCACAATAATCATTTGTGCTGTTAATGTTTGCTCTAAGTGTgtataaaacaaatagaaactcataaaatgtgtgcatgcatCACAGTAGGACAGAAACTGAAAATAACAGTGGTAAGAGTAGACCGTTCCTTAAAACCCAAAATCACCTCAGATCATTAAACAGAGACCATGACTGCATTGGATGGACGTTAAAAATGATCATCCTCATACATCTCCACTGGCGCCCTTCCAGTTTTTATATTGTAAAGAGCAACAATACAACCTTATTAACTTTGAAAGAATGCATTTGACATAAACTCACAAAAGTATTCCTCACTGGTAAAGAAACGTTTTCTATTGATGCTCAATAACAAATTTATAACAACCCCTGGAAACATCCCTGAAAACCGGAgaacacagtatttacagtcaGAACAGTTGCATTACTGACATTTacacaaaaacatgcagaaaatagTAATGTATGATGATGCTAAACCTTAGCAGTACTTGATTATGTCCTAACCTCTGACCAACCTAATAACTCATAATCCAGGAGACAACAGTGTTTAGCTTTGACAGCTGACAGACTGACTAATTAATCCAACATGGTAGTTTCTCCTTAGGAACAACTGATAGATACTTCATCTTCAATTTCCCTCAGAGACTGAAGATAAAGTATCTTCGATCTCTAGTGAATCAGCTGTTTTAAACATGGTTGAGTCATGGCTGCTCCGCTGTCCTCCACCTGTCTTTTATAATGAACAATGGTGTTCATTTGGGCTCAATAATGCATACCATACGTCGTTTTAAATCCATATTACCTGTTCTGGAGCAAGTCTCCCATAAACAAGCTGAGGATTTCAACCCGACACTCCATTAAGAAATCCTCTTCatccattttaaattttaaagacATCAATTACAAAAATGAGTTGGTGCATTTATTTCAattagaataatgtttttgtCACAATCTCCaggtgtttggggttttgattTCCTTTATGTGTATTTTTTGACCATTTCTTTGCTGATATTAGGTTCTTCGGTTTTATATTCTTCATTTCAGTTCCGTGTCCATTATCGTCAGGTGCTTTTCTCagcttttttttgtgttttggctcCTGGTTTAGTGTTGATATACATTATTGTATTATTATGATTCTGCTAGGTTtcctctctgtgtttctctttgtCTGCTCCTGCTCAGCTCTTCCttcattggtctcagctgttcCTCATCTCCTGATTACACTCACCTGCTTACCATCTTTTTCCTCTGCTCTTCcatctgtacaggtccttctcaaaaaattagcatattgtgataaagttaattattttccataatgtaatgatgaaaatttaacattcatatattttagattcattgcacactaactgaaatatttcaggtcttttattgtcttaatacggatgattttggcatacagctcatgaaaacccaaaattcctatctcacaaaattagcatatcattaaaagggtctctaaacgagctatgaacctaatcatctgaatcaacgagttaactctaaacacctgcaaaagattcctgaggcctttaaaactcccagcctggttcatcactcaaaaccccaatcatgggtaagactgccgacctgactgctgtccagaaggccactattgacactctcaagcaagagggtaagacacagaaagaaatatctgaatgaataggctgttcccagagtgctgtatcaaggcacctctgtgggaagtctgtgcaaaggaaaaggtgtggcagaaaacgctgcacaacgagaagaggtgaccggaccctgaggaagattgtggagaagggccgattccagaccttgggggacctgcagaagcagtggactgagtctggagtagaaacatccagagccaccgtgcacaggcgtgtgcaggaaatgggctacaggtgccgcattccccaggtcaagccacctttgaaccagaaacagcggcagaagcgcctgacctgggctacagagaagcagcactggactgttgctcagtggtccgaagtacttttttcggatgaaagcaaattctgcatgtcattcggaaatcaaggtgccagagtctggaggaagactggggagaaggaaatgccaaaatgccagaagtccagtgtcaagtacccacagtcagtgatgtctggggtgccgtgtcagctgctggtgttggtccactgtgttttatcaagggcagggtcaatgcagctagctatcaggagattttggagcacttcatgcttccatctgctgaaaagctttatggagatgaagatttcatttttcagcacgacaaggcacctgctcacagtgccaaaaccactggtaaatggtttactgaccatggtatcacggaattttgggtttttatgagctgtatgacaaaatcaaccgtattaagacaataaaagacctgaaatatttcagttagtgtgcaatgaatctaaaatatatgaatattaaattttcatcattacattatggaaaataatgaactttatcacaatatgctaatattttgagaaggacctgtatatatcacTCTCCGGTTGTGTCTCTTTGCTGGTTTCTACTGTTGCCTCTGTCTCTGCTGCTTGCCCCACACTCCATTCATCATGCTCCTTGGTTCTGCTTGGATTGCTGCCCTTGTTGCAAGCATGTTTCCATTTGTGAGTTTTTGTACACCCCATGAAcggtttattaattaattaatttcctTTAACTCTCCCATATTGCTGGGAGACCACTCTGGTGTTATAGGGAGGGCACACCTTTTGCCTTATGGCAGAGGGGTCCAAGTCCAGTCCCGGAGAGCTCCcatcctgcaacctttagatgcatCTGGCTtccaacacatctgaatcaaatggtTGAATTTCCTCATCAGTATTCAGTCATTCAGTTCTGCAGAGGCTTGGTAAGGAGTCATTGAATTTGATTCAGAACTGGAGTCAGGCTCCCCTGCCTTAGGgtttaaaaaatgcttcagtaaaaatgcaagaaaaataTTAGATATTTTTACATAGTTCTGTTTTCTGCATGGATACTATAAACTGCTTTAGTCCTAACCACATGTAGcaaatatttattctgtttctgaaaTTGTACCCCTAAATTACAGTTTTTCTGATAAGAATTTGGTTTCAGATTTcggcaaaaaacacaaaagtgatttaattttacatccaatgaatgtaaaaatgttttgcagcgTTTGGGAAGAATTATCAGAGTCCAGCACataagtttatattttattattttataatacaTGTCACACCTTTCACCTCAGTACAAACATGCTCCAATAAATATtgcaatataaataatatataatgtTACATAATTCAACATTTTTAATGGATACTTCCAGCTTCAGTCCTCACAATACAGAACAAATAGTTTTTGCGTTTAAGGGTGTTTTTTGTCCTTAGTCTTCAACCTGGTTCCAAACCCAAAGTGAGGAAGCTTTAACACATCAAACATTCTGAGCCAGAACCAACAGGTGCCACTTTCTAAATGACCTCTAGGCAGACAGAACTGCTATCGGAACAGAAAAAGGGAACTACCTAGTAGCTAAGAGACGGCAGAAGTTGGAACCGCATGTGGAAAAATTCCAGTTGGTTCTTTAAGAATAAACAGCAGGTCTGGGCCAATGTAGGGTGTTTTTTCCAGTTCTATCCACGACAGCTTGATCGATTAGGTGTTTAGGTTGATGAATCAAGGGTGCTTCAGACACTTTTCTCCTCTACATTTTCTCCCCTTTTCCACTTAGATTAACATGGGTGGGCTGCACTGTGATGCAGTTGGTACCACTATTaacttgcagcaagaaggtcctgggttcaactcccagccagggctctttctgcatggaatttgcgtgttatccctgtgcatgcgtaggttctctccagtactccagcttcctccaacagtccatagacatgactgttagattaactgatctctctaaattgtccttaggtgtgcatggttgtgtgtctgtAATGTACTGACGACTTTTCCAGgctgtaccccacctcttgcccatagaacgctggagataggcaccagctccaccacgatcctgtatggaagaagcgggaatagaaaatggatggatggatggattaacaCGAGTGATAATTCAAAGAGACCAATAAACCTTCAAACAACGTTAGATCTTTAATCAGTCGTCGTTGTCATCAATGtcctcgtcttccgcttcatccgggactggGCCGTGGGGGcggcagactcagtagagacacccagacgtccctcccCCCATACACTTCCTCCAGcttctccggggggagcccaaggtgttcccaggccagccgagagacatagtccctccagtgtgtcctgagTCGTCCCCTGGGTTTCTTCCCGGAGGGACGTGCCTGGAGTACTTCCCaagggaggcatccagtatagatgcccaagtgacctcaactggctcctctcgatgtggaggagcagcggctttatttctcaccctatctctaagggagtgcacagccaccctacagaggaagctcatttcagccgcttgtatccgggatctcattctttcggtcatgacccaaagttcatggccataggtgagggtaggaacgtagactgaccggtaaatcgagaccTTTGcatttcggctcagctctctcttcaccacaacagactggcacagcgtccccattactgcagcagccgcaccgatccgtctgtagatttcccgctccattcttccctcactcatgagtgagaccccaagatacttgaactcctccacttgaggcaggaactcccctccaacctgaagaggacaagccaaccttttccagtcaagaaccatggccttggacttggagcagctgatcttcatcccagcacTTCACgttcggctgcgaaccgccccagtgcatgctgtaggtctaaAATAGGGCCCCCAAATCCattctcctggagcaccccccacagggcaccatgagggacacagtcgaatgccttctccaagtgcacaaaacacatatggacggttgggcaaactcccatgaacccccgAGTACcttgcagagggtgtagagctggtccagtgttccacggccgggacaaaaaccacactgctcctcctgaagctgaggttcgactatcggccagactctcctctccaataccctggcgtaggccttatcaggggaggctgaggagtgtgatcccctgtagttggaacacaccctctggtcacccttcttctgaagggagaccaccaccccagtctgtcagtccagaggcactgtccccgaccccCACGcgatgttgaagaggtgtgtcagcCATgtcagccccacaacatccagagacttgaggtactcagggcggatctcatccacccctgaagccctgtCACctaagtccccagcctctgcttccaccagggattgcgtgacagcaggattgaggagacccttgaagtactcctttcaCCCCCCACGGTAAACAGTGtttcttccccctcctgaggcgccggacggtttgccagaatctctTCGAGGCCAaacagtagtccttctccatggcttcaccgaactcctcccgggcttgagtttttgcctctgccacaaccCGGGCTgcggcacacttggcctcatgGTATCCGTCAGCcccctcaggagtcccacaagccaactacAGCAGATAGGATTCCTTCTTAAGCTTGACAACAtaccttactgccggtgtccaccactgggttgggggattgctgccgcgactgGCACCACAGACCTcacggccacagctatgggcggCAACATCGACAATTGACGCAGAGAACATGGTCGTGTCCAGactttcccagcagacccttactatgcgcttgggcctgccaagtctgtctggcttctcctcttccagtggatccaactcaccaccaggtggtgatcggtggacagctcagcccctctcttcacccgagtgtccaaaacatgcggccgaaggtctgaagacacgacTACAAAGTCAATCGTCGAtgtcctgcctagggtgtcccgGTGCCAAAtccactgatgaacacccttatgtttgaacatggtgttcattgcGGACAattcgtgactagcacagaagtccaaaaattaaacaccactcggattcagatctggGAGGCCAtacctcccaatcacgcctctctaggtgtcactgtcattttccacgtgggtgttgaagtcaaACAGCAGAATAAcagagtccccaggaggggcactatgcagcacccccaacagAGACCcaaagaaggccgggtactccgcactgccGCCCataggccaaaacgacagtcagaggcCTGTCCCCCGACCCAAAGGCacagggatgtgaccctctcatccactggggtaaaccccaacacggcCAACAGCTGAGCtcgggggcaacaagcaaacccaccccagcttgCCACCTCTCCCCGCAGActactccagagtagaagagagttcagcctctctcgaggagctgggttccagagcccacactgtgcttggaggtgagcccaactatttctagtcgatatttcACAACAGCACGAGCTCAGGCTCCttttccccccagcgaggtgacattccatgtccctagagtcAGCCTTAGCATCTGGAAATCGGGtcgtcgaggtctccaccttcatctgcTGCCCGattctctttgcaccggtcctcatggttcccccctgcaggtggcaggcccactgggggatggcctcgcgtctctcatttgagcttggcccggccaggtcctgtgaggagcaacccagccaccaggcgctctccgacaagccccgaccccaggcctggctccagagtgggaCCCCGGTTCCAACAAACCGGGCAACGCCAAGTGCTTTGATTTTTGTGGACCTCATGAAGGCTCTGAGccatcacccagagcctgtttgccatgggagaccctaccaggggcatttaagccccagacaacatagcctctaggatcattcgagcactaaaacccctccaccacgttaatataaaaataatttcaaagttCAATTCTCTACTCAAAAACATCACTTTTAGTAGTAAGAGTAGAGTTAGTGTGATAGCTTGTTTTTATCCATAGCCATCATTAGCTGCTGCTGGTCAAACTGTTGCTACAACTGGTTCCTAGCATAGTCTTAACTGAagtgtaattatatttatttgacccaaaaaacatgttaatgcTAAGAAATGCACAGatattttctgatttttctttaaacCGTTGATAGAGATAACTTAGTGGATAAGCAAAGAATTCATTTTTCATACTGATTTTGGATCGGTTGAAAACCTGGTGGGTTTATGAACCTTCCTTTGATGTGGCTTAATCATGCAACACCATCTTAGATGGGTCATTCAAATGTCCTTTTAGAATGTGCAAAAATGATATAATAACATATTACAATATTAacaattattatatattattgttattaatgcGTTAATTACGTTTTTTGTTAGCCAGGAGGATCTTATTGAGATACTGCTTCTCTTCTTTCAGGGAGTCTGGGTCAAGATGAGCCTAAATACTaacttaaaaaatgaaaagtggTTTAAACAGACCAGTGATGTGAAGAACCGGCACTCCTACATTCGTTTGGAGTCTGATTTCCAGTTTGAGCCCCTCACTCATGTGTTCCTGTCCatctttgaattttgtttttccaaaatcaATATCAGAGCTACTATCATTCCAATTATTGTATTGGGTTAAAGCTGAGAAGCTCTGAGCCTCACATGAAAACAAACTATCTGAATAAACTATCTggacagaaagaagaaaatggaCTGATTAGCAGGACAGCCTGAGATGGTGGTGAGCCGTCATCTCACTCACTGGTTCCACCCCCCGCCTTCTATAAATCAATCATTGTATTTTAGTTTGATGTAGTCTAttgtataaaacatttatgCACTGAATGATTGTCGCTCTTTCTCTGGGATGTTGTGTGTGTCTTAGTGAGTAAACTGAGTTGAATGGAGAGACAGCCCTTGTGCAATGTCCACGTTTTTATACCTGAGCAATTTTACTAAAGTTTCACTTTAAATCAACCTTGTTTTTAATAAACCAACtttgttttcacagttttgaCTCAAAATTGCTTTGATAACCCACCTGCATGTGACGTATTCACCCACCTCTTCATATATCTttctaaaaacaacaaaaataatgaatttaaaatacagtttattcATGTGGAATTATGAAACATTTTATCTTAAGCTAAAACAGCAAATGAAGTGAAAATTTACTTTACTGAATCATTTGACTTCAGGTGTTGGGGggcaaatattaaaatatgtgtAATAATCTCAGTATTATTGtcttcagggttttttttttccagaaagtGTGGTGTCCACAGTGGAGTGAAGGAAACACACAGCTGTTGTTCATAGCTTTTTGTCTGTAGTTTCTAAGAGAAATGCCGAACGCTGAGCGTCTCTTTATGACACGCTGCTGGCTCAGGCTGTTTCAACAAAAGGCTTAGGCTGCTCAGGTGCTATAAAGACCAGCAGTTGCTCCACAGGTAGCACTCACTCTCCCAGGACAGGACCTCCAGCAGCAAGCAGCTGAGCAACCTGACAAGCAACATGACGTCCAGCAACATGAACATGATGAGCAGGGTGAGATCTGGCAGCTCGTCTGTCTAAAGCGCAAACACAACAGTTTTAACTGTGACAACTGCCTGCCCAAGACAGATAACATCCCCCTATCTGTGTTTATATTAAGTATAACGAAAACATTAATTCATGAGTTTATGTTATAGGCTGTAAAAAGAAGGGATGTTACCTTtgcacagcagcaggtgagagtCCTTAAGCTAACATCCTAACAAACAAAACCATCTTTGATTTATTACTAGgtgatcatcttcatcatcatcaaatAAAAAGGAAACCTAACATGTTCagagtttttggtcttttccCCTTCAGATCGTTTTCTACGAGGACAGGAACTTCCAGGGACGTTCCTACCAGTGCAGCAGCGACTGTGCTGACATGTCCTCCTACCTGAGCAGGTGTCACTCCTGCAGGGTGGAGAGAGGCTGCTTCATGGTCTACGACCGCACCAACTACATGGGTAACCAGTACTTCATGAGGAGGGGCGAGTACGCTGACTACATGAGCATGATGGGAATGAGCGACTGCATCAGGTCCTGCCGCATGATCCCCATGGTAACCAGCCATTTTAAAGCActacaccatccccatggtaaCCAGTCACATTACAACAGTATATTGTCTTCATGGTaaccaatacaatacaatacatctCCATATCATCTCCAGTCACGACAGTGCCATAACCTTTCCATGCCTCATACCAGTCACAAAACAGCAGCCAGCATTTCCATGGTAACCAGCAAGTTACAATACCACATCACATCTTCTCCGTGGTAACCAGGTTACAGCGCCAGCAGCCATCATCCCCAAAATAATCAGTTGTTCACATTACAGCGCCATATCATCTCCTGTCACATTAGGACAGGAGATGATACAGTATTACATCACCTCCATGGTAACCACTCACATTACAGCACGCAGCATCTCCGTGGTAACCAGTAAGCTGTACAGGATTCATCAGCAGCCTATGCTACTTTCTGATGTGGAGCTGAAAGTTGTTCAGAGATCAAATGACTGATTGATTATTGGTATCTTCTAGTACCGCGGCTCCTACAGGATGAGGATCTACGAGAGGGAGAACTTCGGAGGCCAGATGTACGAGATGATGGACGATTGCGACAACATCATGGATCGTTACCGCATGTCCAACTGCATGTCGTCTCACGTGATGGACGGACACTGGCTGATGTACGAGCAACCCCACTACAGAGGCAGGATGATGTATATGAGGCCTGGAGAGTACAGGAGCTTCATGAACATGGGAAACATGAGGTTCATGAGCATGAGGCGCATCATGGACTCCTActattaaaatcactgaaatgtAAATTGCACTATGTcaataaaaagttttattttaaagtctgcTGACTCCTCAGACCTGGTTTTTCGGTAATGAAACTCAAAGCTGAACCTGATGTTGATAGAAAACTGTATTTCAACATCATTCAACCCACATTATCATTATGTTGAATTGTTGATTTTAATTTACTGCCTGAAAGTTAAAGATagcttggtttttttttttttttgcttcacagAGCAAAGTTCATCAGCCTaatttctgatttgttttttttagataatgGTGATTCTGTCATGGTTTGTAGTGCAATGAAATCCCAAATTCAAGAAGGCAGCAGCAGAATTTCTGAAAAACCTACAGGAAGAACAGGAAAATTGTCCAGAGCAGAGATCTTTGCTCTCATTGTCGCTGGAG
Coding sequences within:
- the LOC124855335 gene encoding gamma-crystallin M2-like, with the protein product MSAPNMNMSRIVFYEDRNFQGRSYDCSSDCADLSSYLSRCHSCRVERGCFMVYDRTNYMGNQYFMRRGEYADYMSMMGMSDCIRSCRMIPMYRGSYKMRIYERENFGGQMYEMMDDCDNIMDRYRMSNCMSCHVMDGHWLMYEQPHYRGRMMYMRPGEYRSFMNMGMGNMRFMSMKRIMDSYY
- the LOC124878363 gene encoding gamma-crystallin M2-like, with amino-acid sequence MTSSNMNMMSRIVFYEDRNFQGRSYQCSSDCADMSSYLSRCHSCRVERGCFMVYDRTNYMGNQYFMRRGEYADYMSMMGMSDCIRSCRMIPMYRGSYRMRIYERENFGGQMYEMMDDCDNIMDRYRMSNCMSSHVMDGHWLMYEQPHYRGRMMYMRPGEYRSFMNMGNMRFMSMRRIMDSYY